Proteins from a single region of Oncorhynchus tshawytscha isolate Ot180627B linkage group LG03, Otsh_v2.0, whole genome shotgun sequence:
- the LOC121841166 gene encoding mediator of RNA polymerase II transcription subunit 1.1-like isoform X1 gives MDQRAKGGPSLPPPSSLPLLPTAPPQQYPEKEVGGGTRKRIEKEGGGAVLEVLIEGCCGAAGQRQLPFPGRERSCTEGNVRLRIGVQTAKRTKKPPRTLEGYECKPTIRTYQRPGRGSQEGGGSGQGNRPQEEGDGEQNQGSDPSTTQTRKIHSSLPPSSSSSSSPTTTPPSPANPQTAPAKQQVPVNLGYKKSDTLTKKPRHPDPPDAHSKLPSPAQMDQATPSYPTASSPHSPPPSPPHSPLVKDPSGEGGMLNGGVPTVTCHPTRLTKVKGRKQNCSSSAAPNNVNSTTRPPASSSHQADLAAQDRTTGFSCPPTPPPFTTLLLDQRGAPVADGRLSLAASLTSLSRGPLLPSSVGNERGKEEKAKKKKEKDDKARGEKGKGKRGEKGRGKEDRGRNESPKMDRDERGKEGTGMDESGRDMTGKEERNGDEDKEREKPRDLRMNKSPSSTKCQMSEVQSRKTGTPSPDLTSGTGVSDDTGAPSRPTVSPSNPSTASSPLTSLPPPSLSVHSSSPPTSPREQDSRPLKKRKTRRPSWTRLVNRAQRLAENPDGRQDAPLVAPQTPLPPDIPPTPRHPQLPTHPTFGQLSHA, from the exons ATGGACCAGAGAGCGAAGGGGGGcccatctctacctccaccaTCCTCACTGCCTCTCctccccacagccccaccacagcaGTACCCAGAGAAAGAGGTAGGCGGTGGGAcgaggaagaggatagagaaggaaGGAGGTGGTGCAGTACTGGAGGTGCTCATTGAGGGGTGCTGTGGTGCTGCAGGGCAGAGACAGCTCCCATtcccaggcagagagaggagcTGCACTGAGGGCAATGTGAGGCTGAGGATCGGAGTCCAAACGGCCAAACGCACCAAGAAACCCCCCAGGACCCTGGAGGGCTACGAGTGTAAGCCCACCATCAGGACGTACCAGAGGCCTGGGAGGGGGAgtcaggagggaggggggagtgggCAGGGGAACCGTCCTCAggaggagggggacggagagCAGAACCAGGGGTCAGACCCCAGCACCACCCAGACCAGGAAGATACACTCCTCCCTGCCCccgtcttcatcatcatcatcatcccctacAACCACCCCTCCCAGCCCAGCCAACCCTCAGACTGCGCCAGCCAAACAG CAGGTCCCTGTGAACCTGGGCTATAAGAAGTCAGACACCCTAACGAAGAAACCAAGGCACCCTGACCCACCTGATGCCCACAGCAAACTGCCTTCACCTGCCCAAATGGACCAGGCAACCCCCTCTTACCCCACAGCTTCATCCCCCCAttccccccctccctcaccaCCCCATTCCCCCTTGGTAAAGGACCCTAGCGGTGAGGGAGGTATGCTGAATGGGGGAGTACCTACAGTCACCTGCCATCCTACCAGACTCACAAAGGTCAAAGGTCGCAAACAGAACTGTTCTTCCTCAGCCGCCCCCAATAATGTGAACTCAACTACAAGACCTCCAGCCTCCAGCTCCCATCAGGCTGACCTTGCAGCCCAGGACAGGACTACAGGCTTCAGCTGCCCTCCTACACCACCTCCATTCACAACCCTACTTCTAGACCAGAGAGGAGCCCCAGTGGCTGATGGGAGACTGAGTCTTGCTGCCTCCCTCACCAGCCTGAGCAGGGGCCCATTACTACCGTCCTCTGTgggaaatgagagagggaaggaggagaaagccaagaagaagaaagagaaagatgacAAAGCGAGGGGTGAGAAAGGGAAGggtaagagaggggagaaggggagagggaaggaggacagagggaggaatgaGAGTCCAAAGatggacagagatgagagagggaaggagggaactGGGATGGATGAAAGCGGGAGGGATATgacagggaaggaggagagaaatgggGACGAGGACAAGGAAAGAGAGAAGCCCAGAGACTTGAGGATGAATAAATCGCCCTCTTCTACAAAGTGTCAGATGTCTGAGGTTCAGAGCAGGAAGACAGGTACACCCAGCCCAGACCTGACCAGCGGAACAGGGGTATCAGATGATACTGGTGCCCCCTCAAGACCCaccgtctctccctccaacccatccactgcctcctctcccctcacttccctccctcctccctctctctctgtccactcttcctctcctcctacctcccccCGAGAGCAGGACAGCCGTCCGCTGAAGAAGCGTAAGACCCGACGGCCAAGCTGGACCAGGCTGGTGAACCGGGCACAGAGACTGGCAGAGAACCCAGATGGCCGCCAAGATGCCCCCTTAGTTGCCCCACAGACCCCACTACCCCCAGACATCCCCCCTACCCCCAGACACCCGCAACTACCAACTCACCCAACCTTCGGTCAGCTGAGTCATGCCTAG
- the LOC121841166 gene encoding mucin-5AC-like isoform X2, which produces MDQRAKGGPSLPPPSSLPLLPTAPPQQYPEKEVGGGTRKRIEKEGGGAVLEVLIEGCCGAAGQRQLPFPGRERSCTEGNVRLRIGVQTAKRTKKPPRTLEGYECKPTIRTYQRPGRGSQEGGGSGQGNRPQEEGDGEQNQGSDPSTTQTRKIHSSLPPSSSSSSSPTTTPPSPANPQTAPAKQVPVNLGYKKSDTLTKKPRHPDPPDAHSKLPSPAQMDQATPSYPTASSPHSPPPSPPHSPLVKDPSGEGGMLNGGVPTVTCHPTRLTKVKGRKQNCSSSAAPNNVNSTTRPPASSSHQADLAAQDRTTGFSCPPTPPPFTTLLLDQRGAPVADGRLSLAASLTSLSRGPLLPSSVGNERGKEEKAKKKKEKDDKARGEKGKGKRGEKGRGKEDRGRNESPKMDRDERGKEGTGMDESGRDMTGKEERNGDEDKEREKPRDLRMNKSPSSTKCQMSEVQSRKTGTPSPDLTSGTGVSDDTGAPSRPTVSPSNPSTASSPLTSLPPPSLSVHSSSPPTSPREQDSRPLKKRKTRRPSWTRLVNRAQRLAENPDGRQDAPLVAPQTPLPPDIPPTPRHPQLPTHPTFGQLSHA; this is translated from the exons ATGGACCAGAGAGCGAAGGGGGGcccatctctacctccaccaTCCTCACTGCCTCTCctccccacagccccaccacagcaGTACCCAGAGAAAGAGGTAGGCGGTGGGAcgaggaagaggatagagaaggaaGGAGGTGGTGCAGTACTGGAGGTGCTCATTGAGGGGTGCTGTGGTGCTGCAGGGCAGAGACAGCTCCCATtcccaggcagagagaggagcTGCACTGAGGGCAATGTGAGGCTGAGGATCGGAGTCCAAACGGCCAAACGCACCAAGAAACCCCCCAGGACCCTGGAGGGCTACGAGTGTAAGCCCACCATCAGGACGTACCAGAGGCCTGGGAGGGGGAgtcaggagggaggggggagtgggCAGGGGAACCGTCCTCAggaggagggggacggagagCAGAACCAGGGGTCAGACCCCAGCACCACCCAGACCAGGAAGATACACTCCTCCCTGCCCccgtcttcatcatcatcatcatcccctacAACCACCCCTCCCAGCCCAGCCAACCCTCAGACTGCGCCAGCCAAACAG GTCCCTGTGAACCTGGGCTATAAGAAGTCAGACACCCTAACGAAGAAACCAAGGCACCCTGACCCACCTGATGCCCACAGCAAACTGCCTTCACCTGCCCAAATGGACCAGGCAACCCCCTCTTACCCCACAGCTTCATCCCCCCAttccccccctccctcaccaCCCCATTCCCCCTTGGTAAAGGACCCTAGCGGTGAGGGAGGTATGCTGAATGGGGGAGTACCTACAGTCACCTGCCATCCTACCAGACTCACAAAGGTCAAAGGTCGCAAACAGAACTGTTCTTCCTCAGCCGCCCCCAATAATGTGAACTCAACTACAAGACCTCCAGCCTCCAGCTCCCATCAGGCTGACCTTGCAGCCCAGGACAGGACTACAGGCTTCAGCTGCCCTCCTACACCACCTCCATTCACAACCCTACTTCTAGACCAGAGAGGAGCCCCAGTGGCTGATGGGAGACTGAGTCTTGCTGCCTCCCTCACCAGCCTGAGCAGGGGCCCATTACTACCGTCCTCTGTgggaaatgagagagggaaggaggagaaagccaagaagaagaaagagaaagatgacAAAGCGAGGGGTGAGAAAGGGAAGggtaagagaggggagaaggggagagggaaggaggacagagggaggaatgaGAGTCCAAAGatggacagagatgagagagggaaggagggaactGGGATGGATGAAAGCGGGAGGGATATgacagggaaggaggagagaaatgggGACGAGGACAAGGAAAGAGAGAAGCCCAGAGACTTGAGGATGAATAAATCGCCCTCTTCTACAAAGTGTCAGATGTCTGAGGTTCAGAGCAGGAAGACAGGTACACCCAGCCCAGACCTGACCAGCGGAACAGGGGTATCAGATGATACTGGTGCCCCCTCAAGACCCaccgtctctccctccaacccatccactgcctcctctcccctcacttccctccctcctccctctctctctgtccactcttcctctcctcctacctcccccCGAGAGCAGGACAGCCGTCCGCTGAAGAAGCGTAAGACCCGACGGCCAAGCTGGACCAGGCTGGTGAACCGGGCACAGAGACTGGCAGAGAACCCAGATGGCCGCCAAGATGCCCCCTTAGTTGCCCCACAGACCCCACTACCCCCAGACATCCCCCCTACCCCCAGACACCCGCAACTACCAACTCACCCAACCTTCGGTCAGCTGAGTCATGCCTAG
- the LOC121841168 gene encoding histone-lysine N-methyltransferase ASH1L-like, producing the protein MLPHGHDETPDPHVLNPVLDHSPTLTNPSSPNPTPRKRGRPKRLPPSPLLPKQTLQDQNRGTLTPSGGEEGGKDFPSEKGNRKLRMRTIIGEMKRRKKRRLLREMLSGCGGGKEGRGRENSRGCAGGVCGSATAASLSSSFAGKLGPQINVSKRGTIYMGKRRGRKPKAPANSNPASQSTLFTSLSSSSLFSSPQPHPPLSHPFPSPSLTHSSGAQSPYSDGGCTEPAPSLFLPHTFSLPSPSSSCASPRPLSSSFSSCSSLSPSLKRSSPGQGRHPLFHHPSSRLSSPPLPHPLYPHLPVFPTHHLKEATPSPINKSHSKEMLPSDSVIGMDHNTTSERGERRGRGRGEVTMGMTSDVTRSVFRTGLGVNLKGQRQPSPSMLLEHPPPVPSPIRVSASPPSPPSASPRHTPPSDLVEPRDRHRHRRRGYECPYTCPPCPCLGHNQRSHLDLCPCLGHNTHKRQKHKHKRKYQHLLMHAHDPDFLSELDDLIGQFSEVRIGRHRDWARAGLGQDLDESGEKRRHSSLLSSQNFRSNVYRIDLSGYYSPHPLSHPLSHPCLTPCLTPPSPRSTPTPPTACLMAAESQSRG; encoded by the exons ATGCTCCCTCATGGGCATGATGAGACTCCGGACCCCCATGTGCTCAACCCAGTGCTAGATCACAGTCCCACCCTCACCAATCCCTCTAGCCCCAACCCCACACCCAGGAAACGAGGTCGCCCCAAACGgctgcccccctcccccctcctccccaaacAGACTCTCCAGGACCAGAACAGGGGTACACTGACCCCCTctggaggtgaggaggggggtAAAGACTTCCCCTCTGAAAAGGGGAACAGGAAGCTGAGGATGAGGACCATcataggagagatgaagaggaggaagaagaggaggctaCTCAGGGAAATGCTTTCTGGGTgtggaggggggaaggaggggagaggtagagagaactcTCGTGGGTGTGCAGGAGGGGTGTGTGGGTCGGCCACAGcagcctccctgtcctcctcctttgCGGGTAAACTAGGTCCCCAGATCAACGTGAGTAAGAGGGGGACCATCtacatggggaagaggagaggacgcAAACCCAAAGCTccagctaactctaaccctgccTCTCAGTCCACACTGTTCACCAGTCTCTCtagttcctctctcttctcctctccccagccccatcctcccctctctcacccattcccctccccatctctcacccACTCCAGTGGAGCCCAGAGCCCTTACAGTGATGGAGGCTGCACAGaacctgctccctccctcttcctcccccacaccttctccctcccctcaccctcctcctcctgtgcatcgccacgtcctctctcctcctccttctcctcctgctcatccctctctccctccctaaagAGGAGTTCTCCAGGTCAGGGACGACATCCCCTCTTCCACCATCCCTCCAGCagactctcttctcctcctcttcctcaccctcttTACCCCCATCTGCCTGTCTTCCCCACACACCACCTGAAAGAGGCCACACCCTCACCTATCAATAAATCACACAGCAAGGAGATGTTGCCTAGTGATAGTGTGATTGGAATGGACCACAACACTAcctcagagaggggggagaggaggggccgagggagaggggaggtaacCATGGGAATGACCTCAGATGTCACCCGGTCAGTGTTCCGGACAGGTTTAGGGGTCAACCTGAAGGGTCAGAGACAACCCTCACCCTCCATGTTACTAGAACACCCCCCCCCTGTACCCTCACCCATCAGAGTGTCAgcctcacccccctctcccccctctgcctcccccagACACACGCCTCCTTCTGACTTAGTGGaacccagagacagacacaggcacaggcgGAGGGGGTACGAATGTCCCTATACCTGCCCCCCCTGCCCCTGCCTAG GGCACAACCAGCGCTCCCACCTGGACCTCTGCCCCTGCCTAGGGCACAACACACACAagagacagaaacacaaacacaagagGAAGTACCAGCACCTGCTCATGCACGCGCACGACCCAGACTTCCTCTCTGAACTAGACGATCTCATTGGGCAGTTCAGCGAGGTCCGCATCGGGCGCCACCGTGATTGGGCCAGAGCTGGATTGGGGCAGGATCTCGATGAGAGTGGGGAGAAAAGACGCCACTCTTCATTATTGTCATCGCAAAATTTCCGCTCAAACGTTTACAGAATCGACTTGAGTGGATACTACTCGCCTCACCCCCTGTCTCACCCCCTGTCTCACCCCTGTCTCACCCCCTGTctcacccctccttctccccgctccacccccaccccccccacagcCTGCCTTATGGCAGCAGAAAGCCAGAGCAGAGGTTGA